A window of Maioricimonas rarisocia genomic DNA:
GAAGCTCCGTGAGTAAACCGGCGTCTTCGGCTCCGGTTGACGAGGTGGTCGCCTCGTCCGTGCCCAAACGTCCTGTGGGAGGAGCGGCGACGACAGCCGGCTCTTCGATCCGGTCACGCGGGCCCGGTGGAATGGGGCCGACCGCATTCTGCGGTCTGAGCAGCTGAATGGCGACCACCGCGCTGAGGATCAGCAGGCCCACGACAAGCCGCACGCGTCCTGCCGGTGTCACGCGTCCGCCCGATGGACGTCCCGTCATCCACGTTACTCCTTCGTCCTTCAGTGAGGGATGCTGGTCGTTGAGGTCCGACCCTGAATTCTCAGTACTGCATCACCCGGTCCAGCTTCTTCGCCGCGGCTACCCAACCGGTGACCGCGGTGAGCGGAGGCAGCCGGCGGACCAGCTGCTTCTTCGCGTTGACGTCGGCCATTTTCTCGTGCAGGTTGTCCGGCTTCCGCTGTGCGAGTTCGGGGACCGTGTCGACGCCGGACGCTTCCAGCAGATCGGCATACTCTTCGCCGATTCCCCTTACCCGAAACAGATCGGCCCGGTTCGTCCACTTCAGGACCAGTTTCTCGCTGATCCCGGTCTGCCTGGCGAGATCCCTGCGGCCTTTCCGCGTCGCCCCGGCCTTGAGGAGCGCGTCGGTGGTGCGGACACCCGCGGCCCGTAGAGGCTCCGCATACGTCTCGCCAATCCCTTCGATCGTCGTGATGGTCGCCATGGCAACGCCTCTCCTCGACCGATGCGTGTTTGCACAGATGCGCCCTCAGGAAGCTTCCCGCCGGCAACCCGGAGGTCCATCGGGGGATGAACTGCATGCTACCGCCGGAACTTGTGTCCTGCAAAGAGAATACGCAAGATCCCGGCCGTCGCGGCGATCGGCTTTCACCGGGCAGTCTCATCTTGAGTCGTTTGGCGGCTTTCCGTACGATCCCGCCGCCCGACTGCAGCGGAGGCGGTCGGTGTTGCGCCGGAGCCGGCCCGGCTGGGTCTCCGGCGACCGTCATGGATTGAGACACGCGGTTTCCCTCGACAATGGATTATCACCTCAAACCGCTCGGAAAAACGTGCGCTGCGACCGGTGAGCCGCTGGAACCTGGTTCGCAGTGCTTTTCGGTGGTCGTCGAAGAAGAGGGGCAGCTCGTCCGCAGGGATTACTCCGAAGAAGGATGGACGGGCCCGCCGGAAGGAACCGTCGGCCAGTGGCGGTGCCGCGTGCCCGAAGCACAGCCGCAAAAGCCGAAAACCGTCGATCCCGACTCGATGATGCAGTACTTCGAGCAGCTCGTCGAAGATGCGAATCCGGCTCAGGCCCGGCTGTGCTACGTGCTGGCGCTGTTTCTGCTCCAGCGGCGGCGACTGCGACTCGACGGTTCCCGCAGCGAAGGCAACATCGAGTACCTCCAGCTGTCCGGCAGTCATGCCGAAGGGCCCTACGAGATTGTCGATCAGCAGTTGAGCCAGGATGAAATCACTCGTCTGCAGGCCGAACTGAACCAGTACCTGGAGCAGGAATGGGCCGCCGCCTGACGCCCGACCCGTCACCCTCCATTAGACGGGCCACACGAATGGAGTCGCCGATGCCGAACGCCAGCCGGATCATGATCGTCGCGCTCGTCATCGCGAACCTGGCCGGCTGCGCCCTGCATAGCCGACTGTTTCCGCCGGCGCCGTTCAGCGAACGGGCCCCGTGTACGCTGTCTCCCTCGGCGAGCAAAGATCAGATCATTGCTCATCTCAACGAAAACATCACCGGCACGGCCGGGGGGAGCGGGATCGTGGCCTGGCGTTCGACGAACGTCAGCATCCACATCCCCGGTTTGCCGCGGCTGCCCGCCACGCTGGCCGTCGAAGCCCCCCGCAATCTGCGACTGCTCGTTTCGAATCCCCTCTCGGGCGGCGAAGAAGTCGACATGGGGTCGAATGACGAGCACTTCTGGCTGTGGCTGAAAGAGATGGACCCGCCCCAGGTCATTACCGCCCGTCATGAAGAGCTTCCTCTGGCCGGACGGTATTTGCCGATCCCCTTTCAGCCGGACTGGTTGATCGAAGTGCTCGGGGTCATTCCGCTGGACCCGACCGAGTACCAGATGGAACCGGCGACGCCCGATGGACGCATCGTCGAACTGGTGGCGAACCGGCTCTCGCCGACCGGGCAGAACGTCCGCAGGGTTGTTCGCGTCGACCGTTGTCACGGCATCGTGCTCGAGCATCGGCTGGAATCGGCTGACCGGCAGCTCATCGCCCGAGCGACACTGGCGAAGCACCAGCGCGATCCGGAGACCGGACACGTTATGCCTTCGCTATACCATGTCCGGTGGCCACAGGCGCAGGCACAGCTGCGAATCTCCGTCGGGAAGGTGGACGTCAATCCCCGCACGACCGCAGCCGTCTGGGAAGTCCCCCAGAAGCCGGGCTGTCCGCAGGTCGATCTGGGGCAGTGGGCCCAGCAGGCGCGACCCGTTCACATGACCGCTCCGCAGGGGCGCCCGGCCGTTCCGCCTCCTCTGGAGCAACCCGGGCGAGCCGTCCTCTGGAAACCGACCGCCGATTCGGTCGGTGACGCGGATCCGTTCAGCCCGCCGACTGTTCCGCCAGCAACCGCGCGGCCTTGAGCGTGTTCTGCAGCAGCACGGCAATGGTCATCGGACCGACGCCGCCCGGCACCGGGGTGATCGCGCTGGCAATCTCGCGAACCGGCTCGAAGTCGACGTCCCCGACGATCCCGTCGTCCACCCGGTTGATGCCGACGTCGATCACGACGGCGCCCGGTTTGACCATGTCGGCCGTAACAAACTTCGGGCGTCCGATGGCCGCGACCAGAATATCCGCCTGCCGAACCTGTTCGGCGAGATCCCGGGTGCGGCTGTGACAGACGGTAACGGTGGCATCGGCGGCGAGTCCCCGCTGCATGAGCAGCAGGGCCATCGGTTTGCCGACGATTTCGCTGCGGCCCAGAACCACCGCATGCTTACCGGAGGTCTCGACGTCCGATTCGATCAGCAGCCGCTGGCAGCCGTGAGGAGTGCAGGGGAGGAACCTCGGTCGTCCCTGCACCATCAGCCCGACGTTCTCGGGATGAAAGCAGTCGACGTCCTTCTCGGGAGCGACCGCGTCGATAATGGCAACCGGATCGATCTGATCGGGAAGCGGCAACTGCACGAGGATGCCGTGAACTGTGGCATCGGCGTTCAGCTGCTGGACCAGGTCCGTCAGTTGCTGTTGGGTCGTCTCGGCGGGCAGCCGGTGCAGTGTGCTGCGGATCCCGGCCTTCTCGCAAGCCTTCTGCTTGCCGCGGACGTAGATCGCACTGGCCGGGTCATCACCCACCAGGACCGCGACCAGATGCGGCTCGACGCCGGTGGTGTCGATCAGATGACGAACGTCGGCCGCGACTTCCTCGCGAACCTTGGCTGAAATCGCTTTGCCGTCGATCAGTTGCGCAGGCAACTTGCCGTCTCCTCAAGAAGTCCATTGCTCAATCGGAGCCACAGGTGCCGGCGCGCATCCGTACGGTGAGACACGAACATGTCGATGCGGGGCGCGTGCAGGAGGCGCGAGACGCGGGGGAAGAACCGTTCAGTTCGTTGGTTCGTCACCGACAGCAGTGTCGGCCGCTGCGGCGGTTTCCCCGGAAGTCGTTTCGGCGGCCAGCTCCTGTCCGACTGCCGGCTGAGGGTACTTGCCCGACTTCAGGTCGTCCAGAACCGAGAGGACCACCGCGGCGCGAATTGCGACAGATTCCGTCCGTCCGGCGCGGGCAATATTCATTGCAACGGCCAGACCGTCCAGGTTAACCAGCGTTCCGCCACAATCTTCGGGCCGCAGCACGCTGTCATGCAGAAACGCTTTGGGAAACCCGGTCCGTCGTTCGCTCAGATTTCCCCCCATGCGGTTCTGCATCGCAATCCGCGAAAGGAACGGCCCGAAGGGGTGGGTCAGAGTCGCCGACAGCGGAATATGCACGTCTCCACGGCGGACAATCAGATCGAGCTTATCGCCGGGACGATGCTTGCGGATCGTCTGTACCAGCGTGCCGGGACCGTCGACACTCACGTCGGCCACCTGCTCGATCACGTCGCCCGGCTGCAGGCCGGCGTCGTCGGCACCGCTGTTCGGTGTGATCGCCTTGATGCGGGCAGCGGCCTTTTCCCGTTCGAGTTCGATGCCCAGCACGCCCGCGACATGTACTTCCTTGATGCTGTGCTCCGGAGTGCTGACGATGCCGACGGTGACGGGAATTCGCGTCAGGCCGGGCGTCGCCAGCCACTGCCCCGGTCGGGGTTGCACCTCGGCGGCCCATTCTGCGGCGACGAGGCGATCGGCCTCGATCTTCAACATGGCGATGTCGTGATCGGGGTGCGTGTCCGTCCAGGTGGCATCAACCGTCCGGCCATCGCTGAGCCGGCACCGGATCGGGCCGTCGGACAGCTCACTGGCCTTCGTGATGACCAGTCCCTCCGTATCCACGATCGTCCCGAGTGCCGTGGTCTCGCCGTCGACAATGACCTGAACGGTCCAGTGACGGGGGCCGGCCACGACATCACGGAAGGCCTCGCGCACGGAGGCTCCGTTGGTCAGATACGAGGGACGCAGTGCCCGCGGAGGTTCTGCGGCCGCTGCCGGTAGGACAACTGAGAGCAGCAGGGCCAGCGTCAACGAAGCGGCCGGGAGTCGTCGACGAAGGAAAGCCGTTTCGGGGCGATTCATCTCGGGCTCCTGCAACTTCGGGGACTCTGGTAAGTGATTTGGCCGGCCAAACAGGGCCTCGTGGTGAGCGGGAACCGGCCTGCCTGCACCGTCGGGACAACCCGTCGACCGAAATGTTGTTTTTCCAGTGTGCGCAATCACGATCGAAAACGCCACGTTGCGGCGGATTCCAGGAGCCACCCGCTAATCCCAGCGGACTCCGAGCCGCACCCGGAATTCGAGCGATTCGCCGTCGCGAATGACTCCGACCGTCACGCGTGAACCGGGAAGCTCTTCACCGACACGTTCGATAAGTTCATCAAGCGACCGGACCCGGCGCGCCTGAAAGGTGATCAGTACATCTCCGACTTCGAGCCCGGCACGGGCGGCCGGTTCGTCGGGATAGACCCGGGTCAACCGGATGCCTCCGTCTTCGTTCTCACCGGAAACACCCAGCAGCGCACCGCTGTGAACACTGAACTGCTCACTCTCCTTCAGGCGGTCCCAGCCGTCGTGAAATGCTTTGACGGGCGTGTGGAAATTGTGATTGAGGTCCCGCTGAATGCGGCTGTTGATACCGATGACCTGCCCGTTCATGTCGAACACCGGGCCGCCGGAATCCCCCCCAACCAGTTCACAGTCCGTCTGCATAATGCGGTTACTGCTGAAGACGACACGTCCCAGCCGGGCGACAACGCCCCGGACTTCGTCGTATCCGCCGGGATGCCCCAGGACGAGACACCAGTCTCCCACGTCGACGCCTTCCGAGTCGCCCATGGGAGCGTGGGGCCAGTCGGTGCGGCTGGTCGTGATCTTGACGAGGCCGGCGTCGAGGGTGTCGTTGATTCCGAGTGTTCGCCCCGGAATGCGGTCGCCGTTCGGCAGGATAACCGTTGCAAAGCGTCCCGGCTTACCCGACACGTGACCGGCGGTAAGGATGTAACCTTCCGGAGAGACGATGACGCCCGTCCCTTGAGCGCGGCCGATCTGCAGACTGACGGTGCACTCCTTCACCCGTTCGGTCAGTTCGACGACGCGGTCTTCAATCGCACGCAGATCGTCAATCGTGACGGGGGCCGGCTGGCGAAAGACCGGCAGCAGATCCGGAGCCGCTTCGGTCACCGTGGGGAGCGATTTCTCGATCTTGTCCGGTGTGGCCTCGGCTTCGGCAGCGACCGAAAACGAGGCGACTGCCAGGTGCACCATCGTCGCCAGGCATACGATCGGACCGGTGGTGCGACTCGAACGTTTCCGACCGTTCCTCATGCACCTTCCCCTCATTCGTACCCCCAGAACAGGGCGCTGTCCGCGAGATTCCTCCACACCCAAGAATACGGCATCGAAAGACCGGCTGGCAAGCACCCATCGGGAAAACGCCCGTGGCGAACGGATCTTCCACAGCCGCTGCGAACAGATCGCGACCGCTTTTCAGGTTACCCGGGAGGGACTACGATCTCGGCCGACGCCCGACTCATTCTCGTGATCTGCCAGCGAGCCCGGCATGGAATTTCACCGGACGGAACTGCCCGACGTCGTGCTCATCGAGCCGACGATCTACCGCGATGACCGCGGATTCTTCATGGAGACATTCCATCAGCAGCGGTTCGCCGACGGCGGAATCGACGCCTCTTTCGTGCAGGACAATCTGTCCCGTTCGACCAGGGGAACGGTCCGCGGTCTGCACTTTCAGATCGAGCAGGCCCAGGGGAAGCTGGTGCATGTCATGCTCGGCGAAATCTTCGACGTGGCGGTCGACCTCCGCAGAAGTTCCCCCACGTTCGGACGCTGGGTGGGGATGATGCTTTCAGACGAAAACCGTCGGGCCGTCTACATCCCTCCCGGGTTTGCCCACGGTTTCTGCGTGACCTCCGAGCGCGCCGACGTCTTCTACAAGTGCACCGATTTCTACGCGCCGCAGCATGAACGGACACTGCTGTGGAATGATCCGCAGATCGGTATCGACTGGCCGCTGACGGGCGATCCGATTCTTTCCGGAAAGGATCGCCAGGGGCAGCCCCTGAGTGAAGTCGAGTGTTACTCATGACGGACTCCGTCCTCCCCCGGATCGCGCTGACCATGGGAGACGTGGCTGGTATCGGCCCCGAACTCGTGGCTCGTGCCGCGATCCACGATCGCGTTACCGCGGTCAGTCGTCCGGTCGTGGTCGGCCATCCGGAAGTGCTTCGCAAGGGGCTCGAGCTGATTGGCAGCGCCCGGCCGGTCGCGATAATCGAGCAGCTTGACGTGGCGAGTGCCGCACCGGGGGAGGCGGTCCTCTGCTGGAATCCCAGCCCGGTCGACGTCACGGGTGTTGACGCTGGAACCGTCAACGCCGCGGCAGGTCAGGCGGCCTACGACTACCTCGTTGCCGCCGCCGAAGCCGCGCTGGCCGGGACGCTCGATGCGATTGTCACCGCGCCGCTCAACAAATACTCACTGCGGCAGGGAGGCTGCCCATTGCCGGGGCACACGGAGATTCTGGCGGACGTCTGCGGCCGCTCCGAAGTCGCCATGATGCTGTACGCCGGCCGGGAAGGACGCATCGCGGCTCCGCACGGTCTGGGTGTCGCCCACGTGACACTGCATACATCCATCGCCAGCGTGCCCGGGCTGCTGACGACGGCACGCATCGCCGAGACGATCCGGCTGGTTCACGACTTCATGCGTCGAATGGGATGTACGGCGCCCCGGGTGGGAGTCTGTGCGCTCAATCCGCACGCCGGAGAGCAGGGGCTGTTCGGAGACGAAGAAGCACGCATCATCGCACCCGCGGTCGAGGCGGCGCGGAGGGACGGAATCGATGCCAGCGATCCGATTCCCGCCGATGCCCTGATGCGACGTGCCGTCGATGGAGAATTTGATGGCGTCGCGGCGATATATCACGACCAGGGGCACATTGCTCTCAAACTCGTCGCCTTCGAGACGGCCGTCAATGTGACGCTCGGCCTGCCGATCGTCCGCACCAGTCCCAGTCATGGAACGGCGTTCGACATCGCCTGGCAGGGACAGGCCAAGGCGACCGGCATGCTGACGGCCATCGAGGCGGCGGCACAGCTTGCTGCCACCCGCGATGAATCTGCGTGAGCTGAAGGCCGCCCTGCTGCCTCCTGCCAGCACGACGCGCAAGCGAGTGCACGGGCAGGCAGGAACGTCTGCCCCACTTACGCGCGGTGACTTTCCTGGAACCCTGGCGGCTGCACCCGGCACTGGCGGGTGATCTTGCGTACGCTGCTGCCCGTCAGGGAGCGGGGTACACCGGATCAGATGGCCCGGTGATCACTTTCTGTTCAGGAATGAGCATGTCCGGCATGTAGTCGAGCTGATACCGCACGCGCTCCTCCGCATCCTTGCCGGCCATATTCGGCCAGGGGCCCTCGGCGAGGTGGATGCCGGAGTACTCGAGCAGCGTACCTTTTTCGAAGTGCATATTCTTGATGCCGATCGCGTACTGCACGAGTATTTCGTAGTAATGGCTGTCTGCCGCGGCCACACGTCGCTGTGCTTCGAGAACGAGGTTCAGCGGGGCCTTGTCCGCTTCGAAGGCGGCCTGCAGGGCGGCGAGCTGTTCGCGGGCCGCTTCGCGCCGGTTGTAGACGGTCTTGAGTAACTCGTATGCCCGGTCTGACTCCGCGAAAGCGTTGCTCAGATCGTGGACCAGCCGCTGTTCCTGTTCGCGGAGCAGCGCCCGTTCTTTCGCGAGCGCCAGTTCGGCGTTGCGAACCGCCGCGTGCGCCCGGCGGTTGCCGAACGGAAAGGCCAGTTCAAATCCGACCTGCCATTCCTGGAAGTTGCCTCCCACCAGGTTGGCCCAGGCGTTGTCGAACGGCGGCAGGTCGTCGCTGTCCGGTTCGATCAACCGGTCACCGAATCCGCGGAACCGGTAGGTGCTGAATACGTCCAGATCCGGCAGCAGGAAATTGCGACTGGCGAGCAGTTCGAGTTCGCGGCGCTTAATCGACCACTTCTGCCGGCGTAGCTCGGCCCGCTTGGTCAACGATTCCGCCAGGCACAGATCCCAGTCGAAAACAATTCGGGCGTGCGGCGGTTCGTCGATGGGACGTAACAGCTCTTCGGAATTGATCGGCACGCCGATCAGGTACCGCAGTCGCCGTTCGGCCGTAAAGACACCGCCATTGTTCCGGAATGTTCCACCGCTGCTGCCATTGTACGTTCGAGTCGGATCGACGAGCTGGCCGGTGAGTGCGTTCTGGACCTCTTCCTGAAAACGATAGTACTGCTCGCGGGCCTGGGCTTCCTTGTCGGCTTCACCACCAACCCGTCGCAGTTCGGCCAGTGCCTGCACCCGTCGCCAGGTTTCGAGGGCGGCATCGCGGGCGGCGATCTTGGCGTCGAGATTGCGGTACGCGTAGTACAGGTCCCAGTACGCGTTTTCGACATCACTGATGAAATCGCGAACAGCGACCTCGAAGTCAGCCAGACTCATGTCGTTGTTGACGCGGGCGATGAGCACGCCATTGTAGACGCCCGGCACATCGCTGGTGCCGGCGATGCGGCCGAAGTCGATTCCGGCCCCGCGGAGCAGCGGCTGCCGGACCTGCGCTTCGAAATTGATGTTCCAGGCCGAGGGAAATGCGTTCCCGGGTGCATTGTTGCGGTCGTAGTCGACGTTGTGCTGAATCGTGAACTCAGTGCCGGTCGCCGTGCGCTTGTTGATCTGCGCCTGAAAGACGGCAGCCTCCTGTTGCAGGGTTCGCGTGCCGCCCCCGAAGAAGACGTTGTTCAGGGCCCGGTCGTTCTTGTCGTAGAACAGGCTCGATGCGAAGTTGGCGTCGAAGGCACTCAGTGCGGCCTGCACGCCGAACCGGGGATCGGTTTCCTGCAGCGCCGGATCCAGTGTCGTCCGCATCGAACCGGGAGAGCGAACGATCACGCCCCCCAGCTCCTTCATCACCCGGGAGTTGGCCAGGGCCAGTTTGGTGACTTCTTCGAGCGAGATGTCCCAGTAGTTGGTCGGCACTTCGCCCGAGAGCGAGTTCGGCCGGGTTGTTCCCAGCAGGTCGAGTTCCCGCGGTGTATGGACATCCGGGTATTCAATCTGCGTCGCGGCCTGGATATAGACCGGGTCGATGGCCGGGATCAGGTTCTCGGGCGTTGCTTCCTCGATGAGCGGCAGATGACAGCCGTGCAGCAGCGTGATGAGCGCAAGCAGACATCGTCCGAAGCGGTTGCTTTGCCCG
This region includes:
- a CDS encoding DUF4332 domain-containing protein, whose amino-acid sequence is MATITTIEGIGETYAEPLRAAGVRTTDALLKAGATRKGRRDLARQTGISEKLVLKWTNRADLFRVRGIGEEYADLLEASGVDTVPELAQRKPDNLHEKMADVNAKKQLVRRLPPLTAVTGWVAAAKKLDRVMQY
- the folD gene encoding bifunctional methylenetetrahydrofolate dehydrogenase/methenyltetrahydrofolate cyclohydrolase FolD; amino-acid sequence: MPAQLIDGKAISAKVREEVAADVRHLIDTTGVEPHLVAVLVGDDPASAIYVRGKQKACEKAGIRSTLHRLPAETTQQQLTDLVQQLNADATVHGILVQLPLPDQIDPVAIIDAVAPEKDVDCFHPENVGLMVQGRPRFLPCTPHGCQRLLIESDVETSGKHAVVLGRSEIVGKPMALLLMQRGLAADATVTVCHSRTRDLAEQVRQADILVAAIGRPKFVTADMVKPGAVVIDVGINRVDDGIVGDVDFEPVREIASAITPVPGGVGPMTIAVLLQNTLKAARLLAEQSAG
- a CDS encoding S1C family serine protease, encoding MNRPETAFLRRRLPAASLTLALLLSVVLPAAAAEPPRALRPSYLTNGASVREAFRDVVAGPRHWTVQVIVDGETTALGTIVDTEGLVITKASELSDGPIRCRLSDGRTVDATWTDTHPDHDIAMLKIEADRLVAAEWAAEVQPRPGQWLATPGLTRIPVTVGIVSTPEHSIKEVHVAGVLGIELEREKAAARIKAITPNSGADDAGLQPGDVIEQVADVSVDGPGTLVQTIRKHRPGDKLDLIVRRGDVHIPLSATLTHPFGPFLSRIAMQNRMGGNLSERRTGFPKAFLHDSVLRPEDCGGTLVNLDGLAVAMNIARAGRTESVAIRAAVVLSVLDDLKSGKYPQPAVGQELAAETTSGETAAAADTAVGDEPTN
- a CDS encoding S1C family serine protease, which encodes MRNGRKRSSRTTGPIVCLATMVHLAVASFSVAAEAEATPDKIEKSLPTVTEAAPDLLPVFRQPAPVTIDDLRAIEDRVVELTERVKECTVSLQIGRAQGTGVIVSPEGYILTAGHVSGKPGRFATVILPNGDRIPGRTLGINDTLDAGLVKITTSRTDWPHAPMGDSEGVDVGDWCLVLGHPGGYDEVRGVVARLGRVVFSSNRIMQTDCELVGGDSGGPVFDMNGQVIGINSRIQRDLNHNFHTPVKAFHDGWDRLKESEQFSVHSGALLGVSGENEDGGIRLTRVYPDEPAARAGLEVGDVLITFQARRVRSLDELIERVGEELPGSRVTVGVIRDGESLEFRVRLGVRWD
- the rfbC gene encoding dTDP-4-dehydrorhamnose 3,5-epimerase; this encodes MEFHRTELPDVVLIEPTIYRDDRGFFMETFHQQRFADGGIDASFVQDNLSRSTRGTVRGLHFQIEQAQGKLVHVMLGEIFDVAVDLRRSSPTFGRWVGMMLSDENRRAVYIPPGFAHGFCVTSERADVFYKCTDFYAPQHERTLLWNDPQIGIDWPLTGDPILSGKDRQGQPLSEVECYS
- the pdxA gene encoding 4-hydroxythreonine-4-phosphate dehydrogenase PdxA, giving the protein MTDSVLPRIALTMGDVAGIGPELVARAAIHDRVTAVSRPVVVGHPEVLRKGLELIGSARPVAIIEQLDVASAAPGEAVLCWNPSPVDVTGVDAGTVNAAAGQAAYDYLVAAAEAALAGTLDAIVTAPLNKYSLRQGGCPLPGHTEILADVCGRSEVAMMLYAGREGRIAAPHGLGVAHVTLHTSIASVPGLLTTARIAETIRLVHDFMRRMGCTAPRVGVCALNPHAGEQGLFGDEEARIIAPAVEAARRDGIDASDPIPADALMRRAVDGEFDGVAAIYHDQGHIALKLVAFETAVNVTLGLPIVRTSPSHGTAFDIAWQGQAKATGMLTAIEAAAQLAATRDESA
- a CDS encoding TolC family protein, which produces MKLRDIASFGPFANGNRRCRSGQSNRFGRCLLALITLLHGCHLPLIEEATPENLIPAIDPVYIQAATQIEYPDVHTPRELDLLGTTRPNSLSGEVPTNYWDISLEEVTKLALANSRVMKELGGVIVRSPGSMRTTLDPALQETDPRFGVQAALSAFDANFASSLFYDKNDRALNNVFFGGGTRTLQQEAAVFQAQINKRTATGTEFTIQHNVDYDRNNAPGNAFPSAWNINFEAQVRQPLLRGAGIDFGRIAGTSDVPGVYNGVLIARVNNDMSLADFEVAVRDFISDVENAYWDLYYAYRNLDAKIAARDAALETWRRVQALAELRRVGGEADKEAQAREQYYRFQEEVQNALTGQLVDPTRTYNGSSGGTFRNNGGVFTAERRLRYLIGVPINSEELLRPIDEPPHARIVFDWDLCLAESLTKRAELRRQKWSIKRRELELLASRNFLLPDLDVFSTYRFRGFGDRLIEPDSDDLPPFDNAWANLVGGNFQEWQVGFELAFPFGNRRAHAAVRNAELALAKERALLREQEQRLVHDLSNAFAESDRAYELLKTVYNRREAAREQLAALQAAFEADKAPLNLVLEAQRRVAAADSHYYEILVQYAIGIKNMHFEKGTLLEYSGIHLAEGPWPNMAGKDAEERVRYQLDYMPDMLIPEQKVITGPSDPVYPAP